Proteins encoded within one genomic window of bacterium:
- a CDS encoding D-alanine--D-alanine ligase, producing MTGKWKGKRVAVLMGGISKERDISLRTGGAISAGLARLGYEVISIDVKGGAELAGRLASEKADVAVIALHGKFGEDGCVQGLLEMIRIPYTGAGVLASSVGMDKVVCKRVARGIGIPCLPEVAFDSERDDADVFAAKFAMDMPVIVKPSREGSTINMTIVKKKGDLAQALKTAADSDNRILVEKYIKGRELTVGLINGEALPVLEIAPKSGFYDYASKYTKGMTEYIVPARISDALAQRLKDYSRRIYAEIDCEGTARVDFIAPSDEEAYFLEINTIPGMTELSLVPKAAAHVGMGFDEVCERLLDGARLKVNV from the coding sequence ATGACCGGAAAATGGAAGGGCAAGAGGGTCGCCGTGCTGATGGGAGGCATCTCCAAAGAGAGGGATATATCCCTGCGCACCGGTGGCGCCATATCGGCGGGGCTTGCGCGCCTCGGCTATGAAGTGATCTCGATAGACGTCAAGGGCGGCGCGGAGCTGGCGGGGAGGCTCGCATCCGAGAAGGCCGACGTGGCCGTGATCGCCCTGCACGGAAAGTTCGGCGAGGACGGGTGCGTTCAAGGCCTGCTCGAGATGATCAGGATCCCATACACCGGCGCCGGGGTGCTCGCCTCTTCGGTGGGCATGGACAAGGTGGTGTGCAAGCGCGTAGCGCGCGGGATAGGCATACCTTGCCTTCCAGAGGTTGCGTTCGACTCCGAGCGAGACGATGCGGATGTGTTCGCAGCAAAATTCGCGATGGATATGCCGGTCATCGTCAAACCATCGAGGGAGGGCTCCACCATAAACATGACCATCGTGAAGAAGAAGGGCGATCTGGCCCAGGCGCTCAAGACTGCGGCCGACTCGGACAACAGGATCCTAGTCGAGAAATACATAAAGGGGAGGGAACTGACGGTCGGCCTCATAAACGGCGAGGCGCTCCCGGTTCTGGAGATCGCCCCCAAGAGCGGATTCTACGACTACGCGTCCAAGTACACCAAGGGCATGACGGAGTACATCGTCCCGGCCAGGATAAGCGATGCGCTGGCGCAGAGGCTGAAGGATTACAGCCGGCGCATCTACGCGGAGATAGACTGCGAGGGAACAGCCCGCGTTGACTTCATAGCGCCGTCCGACGAGGAGGCCTATTTCCTGGAGATAAACACCATACCCGGGATGACCGAGCTGTCGCTGGTGCCTAAGGCTGCGGCGCATGTGGGTATGGGGTTCGACGAAGTCTGCGAGCGCCTGCTCGACGGCGCCCGCCTCAAAGTGAATGTCTGA
- a CDS encoding FtsQ-type POTRA domain-containing protein — translation MSVFLQRQTVKRRRRWADKLRQVERALLSMLIMVAGLAALYGLYRLVFLGPAFSLEKIVVDGNWKYLSAAEVADLSGVHRGENLFWMSVGDIYRRLTEEPWVKEAAVRRRLPDTLYIYIEEFRPVAIVSSDGFYYVDDEATVLKKVEAYDDKDMPLITGIDIEGGGMSDDGVVRMKASLELIAAFERSQFGSRNGLAEVNFDEANGYSVFTRREPMQVLIGKSDFADRMRKIDRMEAAITARQGRIQYMLADEEGRITVKYRPA, via the coding sequence ATGAGCGTTTTTCTACAGAGACAGACGGTGAAGCGGCGCAGGCGCTGGGCGGACAAGCTCCGCCAAGTGGAGCGCGCGCTGCTCTCCATGCTTATCATGGTGGCTGGGCTGGCTGCTCTGTACGGCCTCTACAGACTCGTGTTCCTGGGGCCGGCGTTCAGCCTCGAGAAGATAGTGGTCGACGGCAACTGGAAGTATCTCTCTGCCGCGGAGGTGGCGGATCTCTCCGGCGTGCACAGGGGCGAGAACCTGTTCTGGATGTCGGTGGGTGACATCTACAGGAGGCTCACTGAGGAGCCGTGGGTGAAGGAGGCCGCGGTCAGGCGCAGGCTCCCCGATACCCTGTACATCTACATCGAGGAGTTCAGGCCCGTAGCCATAGTGTCGAGCGACGGATTTTACTACGTGGACGACGAGGCCACGGTGCTCAAAAAGGTGGAGGCTTACGACGACAAGGACATGCCTCTGATAACGGGTATAGACATAGAGGGAGGAGGCATGAGCGATGACGGCGTTGTCAGGATGAAGGCGTCGTTGGAGCTGATCGCCGCTTTCGAACGCTCGCAATTCGGAAGCAGGAACGGGCTCGCGGAGGTGAACTTCGACGAGGCGAACGGATATTCGGTGTTCACCAGGCGCGAGCCGATGCAGGTTTTGATAGGGAAATCTGACTTTGCCGACCGCATGCGCAAGATCGACAGAATGGAGGCTGCGATCACCGCGAGGCAAGGTAGAATTCAATATATGCTTGCTGATGAGGAAGGAAGGATAACAGTCAAATACAGGCCTGCATGA
- the ftsA gene encoding cell division protein FtsA has protein sequence MARREDLVVGLDIGTTKICCIVGEVMNEGVDVVGIGTHPSKGMRKGVVVNIESTVNSIRRAVEEAELMAGCEITSVFAGIAGGHIKGINSHGIVAIKDKEVTPADVDRVIDAAQAVSIPLDREVIHVIPQQFIVDDQDGVRDPVGMSGVRLESKVHIVTGAVTSAQNIIKCCNRAGLNVNDIILQQLASSEAVLSNDEKDLGVVLLDVGGGTTDIAIFSQGSIVHTGVLTIGGNHLTNDVAVGLRTPQHEAEKIKQRYGCCVAGMIHKDETIEVPSVGGRSPRVLSRQILAEILEPRMEEIFTLAHQEISRSGFEDMLAAGVVLTGGTSSLEGAGELAEQIFNLPVRRGLPKRIGGLVDVVKNPMYSTAVGLTQLGSNNRDEQRFKVRDRNIYNKVKGRMRELLGEIF, from the coding sequence ATGGCAAGGAGAGAAGATCTGGTCGTTGGACTCGACATCGGCACTACGAAGATATGCTGTATTGTCGGAGAGGTGATGAACGAGGGGGTGGACGTGGTGGGCATCGGGACTCACCCCTCGAAGGGGATGAGGAAGGGAGTCGTCGTCAACATCGAGAGCACGGTCAACTCGATAAGGAGGGCCGTCGAGGAGGCTGAGCTCATGGCCGGCTGCGAGATCACCTCCGTCTTCGCGGGCATCGCCGGCGGCCACATCAAGGGCATCAACAGCCACGGCATAGTGGCGATAAAGGACAAGGAGGTGACGCCGGCCGACGTCGACAGGGTGATCGACGCCGCTCAGGCGGTCTCGATCCCCCTCGATCGCGAGGTCATACACGTCATCCCGCAACAGTTCATAGTGGACGACCAGGACGGGGTCCGCGACCCGGTAGGCATGAGCGGGGTGAGGCTCGAGTCAAAGGTCCACATCGTCACCGGCGCCGTCACCTCGGCGCAGAACATAATCAAATGCTGCAACCGGGCGGGGCTCAACGTCAACGACATCATACTGCAGCAGCTGGCCTCCTCCGAGGCGGTGCTCTCCAACGACGAGAAGGACTTGGGCGTCGTGCTCCTGGACGTGGGCGGAGGCACGACGGACATCGCGATCTTCTCCCAGGGATCGATCGTGCACACCGGGGTCCTCACCATAGGCGGCAACCACCTGACCAACGACGTGGCTGTGGGCCTTCGGACGCCGCAGCACGAAGCGGAGAAGATAAAGCAGAGGTACGGCTGCTGCGTCGCCGGGATGATCCACAAGGACGAGACCATAGAGGTCCCGTCGGTCGGCGGCCGCAGCCCAAGGGTCCTCTCCAGGCAGATCCTGGCCGAGATACTCGAGCCGCGCATGGAGGAGATATTCACGCTGGCCCATCAGGAGATCTCGCGCTCCGGGTTCGAGGACATGCTCGCCGCGGGCGTGGTGCTGACCGGCGGCACGTCATCGCTCGAGGGCGCAGGCGAGCTGGCCGAGCAGATCTTCAACCTGCCGGTGAGGCGCGGGCTGCCCAAGAGGATCGGGGGCCTGGTGGACGTCGTCAAGAACCCGATGTACTCCACCGCCGTAGGCTTAACACAGCTGGGCTCCAACAACCGCGACGAACAGCGTTTCAAGGTCCGCGACCGAAACATAT